The sequence GGCTGAGGATCTTCAGCAGGGTGCTCTTGCCCGCCCCATTGCGGCCGATGATCCCAACCCGCTCACCCCGGCGGATCTCGAAGCTCACATCCTTCAGCGCCCAGAACTCCTCTTCGCTTTCGGATCGCTCCTTCGCCGCCTGGCGCTGGGCCTTGCGCAATTGCCCCGCCAGCGTGAAGGGGTTCAGCAGCCGGCCAGCTGCCTTGGCCTGGCGGGCCACCACATCGCGCAGGGCCGTGTAGCGCTCGCCTTGCTCGTGATGGAGGGAGTACTTCTTACCGAGTCCCTCTACCCGGATCACTACGTCGGAATCGCTCATGCAGGGAGGTGCGGGGTCATAAAGAAAGAAAGAGGGTGGGTCAGCCCAGCCGTTGATCCAGCTGGAAGGGCTCCTGGTGCACCAGCGCCACCTGGGCCATGGCTGGGTGCAGGGGATTAAGCAGCAGGTTGCGGGCCTGAGGCACCACCACCGAGGGCAGCACCAGGCCTAGCTGTTGCCCGGTCCGCAGCCATTCGCCTCCAAACGCGGCGCTGGCCTGGCCATGCGGGATGGCGTTCCAGCCCTCCGACAGGACCGTGGGATCGGCCTTGCCGATCAGCCCCGGCGTATCGGGCACGTCGAAACCACACAGCACAAGTGGGGCGCTGAGCACACCGTTGAGGTGCATCAACACTTCCAGCAAGGTGATCTCGGG is a genomic window of Cyanobium sp. Tous-M-B4 containing:
- a CDS encoding RES family NAD+ phosphorylase, with protein sequence MSEGVIRAWRLSKARYSGDLTGQGAARDGQRWNQPGQRAVYLGMTPEITLLEVLMHLNGVLSAPLVLCGFDVPDTPGLIGKADPTVLSEGWNAIPHGQASAAFGGEWLRTGQQLGLVLPSVVVPQARNLLLNPLHPAMAQVALVHQEPFQLDQRLG